Proteins from a single region of Trypanosoma brucei brucei TREU927 chromosome 7, complete sequence:
- a CDS encoding hypothetical protein, conserved (Part of an unresolved repeat region, may contain misassembly.), with protein sequence MTRQSDVQKSMRTISDGAEKAVEVRKYDEKAVQQRMQKLYADVAKKKLAEKKRADELAQIPVSEEDVQLLVRECGWEAQVAQQKLRERNGSVVAVLRDVAGLPKAKASSGTS encoded by the coding sequence ATGACTCGGCAATCCGATGTGCAAAAATCCATGAGGACAATTTCTGATGGAGCGGAAAAGGCAGTAGAAGTACGGAAATATGACGAGAAAGCGGTGCAGCAGCGGATGCAGAAACTTTATGCCGATGtggcgaaaaagaaattagctGAGAAGAAGCGAGCTGATGAGTTGGCGCAGATCCCGGTGTCGGAGGAGGATGTGCAACTTTTGGTGCGTGAATGCGGTTGGGAGGCGCAGGTGGCACAACAGAAACTCCGTGAGAGGAATGGAAGCGTTGTGGCGGTTCTTCGAGATGTTGCGGGACTCCCGAAGGCCAAAGCATCGAGTGGAACCTCCTGA